A portion of the bacterium genome contains these proteins:
- the murC gene encoding UDP-N-acetylmuramate--L-alanine ligase codes for MKRIHFIGIGGIGMSALAEIALNLSFSVSGSDLVENKITNRLKALGAKIYRGHSPINIEKSDTIVVSSAIPEDNPEILEAKKRGLNILKRGRFLAFLMEKMYGIAVVGAHGKTTTTGLIGAILNKASFSPTVINGGIAKESGSNAKLGASKYLICEADESDGSFLHLSPRISVVTNMDREHMEYFKNIGRMKREYLGFIEKADFAVLCSDNRLIREIIPSLKTKYKTYGIKQGEIRARNINILKDHTEFEVIDGNKTKGRWKVPLLGRHNVLNSLAALCVGEYLSIPIETIKSALETFSGIERRLDIKRNDEIMVLEDYGHHPTEIKETLKAAKLGWKRRLVVIFQPHRYTRTKDLLNKFAGCFRLADILILTDIYPASEKPIPNITGELLYSKINHPNSYYVSDWTKIPEFLKTIVKKGDIVLVLGAGDINKIIEPLSMLSDIP; via the coding sequence ATGAAACGCATCCATTTTATTGGTATTGGTGGAATTGGAATGTCAGCTCTGGCAGAGATTGCCTTAAACCTTTCCTTTTCTGTCTCGGGGAGTGACCTTGTAGAAAATAAGATAACAAATAGGCTTAAAGCCCTTGGTGCAAAAATATATAGAGGGCATTCACCTATAAATATAGAAAAAAGCGATACCATTGTTGTATCTTCAGCAATCCCAGAGGATAACCCTGAGATACTTGAGGCAAAGAAAAGGGGATTAAATATCCTTAAAAGGGGAAGGTTTCTTGCATTTCTTATGGAAAAGATGTATGGGATTGCCGTTGTAGGCGCCCATGGAAAGACAACAACAACAGGGCTAATTGGAGCAATATTAAACAAGGCTTCCTTTTCTCCTACTGTTATTAACGGCGGGATTGCAAAGGAATCTGGTTCTAATGCAAAGCTCGGGGCATCTAAATACCTCATCTGTGAGGCAGATGAGAGCGATGGAAGCTTCTTACATCTTTCTCCAAGAATTTCTGTTGTAACAAATATGGATAGGGAGCATATGGAGTATTTTAAAAATATAGGGAGAATGAAAAGGGAATATTTGGGATTTATAGAAAAGGCAGATTTTGCTGTTTTGTGTAGCGATAATAGGCTTATAAGGGAGATTATACCAAGCTTAAAGACAAAATATAAAACATACGGGATAAAACAGGGAGAAATAAGGGCAAGAAATATAAATATCTTAAAAGACCATACAGAATTTGAGGTTATAGATGGAAATAAAACCAAAGGAAGGTGGAAGGTGCCTCTTTTGGGAAGGCATAATGTTTTAAACAGCCTTGCGGCTCTTTGTGTGGGAGAATACCTCTCCATCCCCATTGAGACAATTAAATCCGCATTAGAGACATTCTCTGGAATTGAAAGGAGGCTTGATATAAAAAGGAATGATGAAATAATGGTGCTTGAAGATTATGGACACCATCCAACAGAGATAAAAGAAACCCTAAAGGCAGCAAAGCTAGGATGGAAGAGGAGGCTTGTTGTTATATTCCAGCCACATCGCTATACAAGGACAAAGGATTTGCTTAATAAATTTGCAGGTTGTTTTAGGCTTGCTGATATTTTGATATTAACAGATATATACCCTGCATCTGAAAAGCCAATCCCCAATATTACAGGAGAGCTTTTATATTCCAAGATAAATCATCCAAATTCCTATTATGTCTCTGATTGGACAAAGATTCCAGAGTTTCTTAAGACGATTGTGAAAAAAGGGGATATTGTTCTTGTCTTGGGTGCGGGGGATATAAATAAAATCATTGAGCCACTTTCCATGCTATCAGACATTCCGTAA